One window of the Oscillatoria salina IIICB1 genome contains the following:
- a CDS encoding phosphoribosyltransferase, producing MPDLYVSWSEYHEKIETLAVKIYQSGWKFNQIVCIAKGGLRVGDILCRIYRQPLAIISASSYLGEENRIRGEITFSDHLSMTTKSLGSKVLLVDDLVDSGISLQETINWLQQHRGTEIEEIRTAVIWYKDCSQIVPDYYVDYLPDNPWIHQPFEPYELITPAELAARNQQLAFK from the coding sequence ATGCCGGATTTATATGTCTCTTGGTCAGAGTACCACGAAAAAATCGAAACTTTAGCTGTAAAAATTTATCAGTCTGGTTGGAAATTCAATCAGATTGTTTGTATCGCTAAAGGAGGGCTAAGGGTGGGTGACATTCTTTGTCGAATTTATCGTCAACCTTTAGCAATTATTTCTGCTTCTTCTTATCTTGGTGAAGAAAATCGCATTCGCGGGGAAATCACTTTTTCCGACCATCTTTCCATGACTACTAAAAGTTTAGGTAGCAAAGTTTTATTAGTAGATGATTTAGTAGATTCGGGAATTAGTTTACAAGAAACTATTAACTGGTTGCAGCAGCATCGGGGTACAGAAATTGAGGAGATACGAACTGCTGTGATTTGGTATAAAGATTGTTCGCAAATTGTTCCCGATTACTATGTAGATTACTTACCAGATAATCCTTGGATTCATCAACCTTTTGAACCCTATGAATTGATAACTCCGGCTGAGTTAGCTGCGCGGAATCAACAGTTGGCTTTTAAATAG